The nucleotide window CGCGGCCGACACGGCTTCGGCCGGCTTGGGCAGGCGGATCGTGAACTCGTTGAAGGTCGGGGCGGACTGCAGCACCCGTACCCCCGGCACAACGGCCAGCTGTGCCTTGGCGTACTCGGCCTTGTCCCGGTTCAGGCGGGCCAGCTCGGCCAGCCCTTCGCGTCCCACCGCAGAGAGGAAGATCAGGCCGCGCAGGGCGCACAGCCCCTGATTGCTGCAGATGTTGGAGGTGGCCTTGTGGCGCTTGATGTGCTGCTCGCGGGCCTGCAGGGTCAACACATAACCGCGCTTGCCGTTCCTGTCGACCGTCTCGCCGATGATGCGCCCCGGCATGTTGCGGATAAAGCTTTTTCGGGCAGCGATGAAGCCGAAGGAGGGGCCGCCGAAGGAAAGCGGATTGCCCAGGCTCTGACCGTCCCCCACGGCAATGTCGATGCCCATCTCGCCCGGCGATTTCAGCAGCCCCAGGGAGACCGGGTAGACCGAAGCGATGGCCAGGGCGCCGACAGCGCGGATTTCCGCCGTCAGGGAGGTAAAATCCTCGACACTGCCGAAAAAGTTGGGGTTCTGCACCAGCACGGCCGCCACGCTGTCGTCCAGCAACCGCGCCAGTTCGCCGCGATTGAGCAGGCCGTCCAAGGGTGCGATCTCGACCACCTCCACATCCAGGTTGTAGAGATAGGTTTTCAGCACCTGCCGGGAGAAAGGATTGACGCAGCCATCCACGATGACCCTGTTGCGGCCGGTCACACGCAAGGCCATCATGGCGGCCTCGGCACAGGCGGTGCCGCCGTCGTAGAGGGAGGCGTTGGAGACATCCAGCCCGGTCAGGCGGCAGATGGCGGTCTGATATTCGAACAGCGCCTGCAGGGTTCCCTGGGAGCACTCGGGCTGGTAGGGGGTGTAGGCGGTGTAGAATTCGGCCCGGCCGGAGAGATGATCGACCGCGGCCGGAATGATGTGATCGTAGAAGCCGCCACCGATGAAGTGGACCAGTCCCGGCGTGTTCTCGCCGGCAATGGCCCCCATCCGTTCGAACGTTTCGAATTCGGACATGCCGGGGGGGATGTTGAAGGTCTTGGCCCGCAATTCGGCGGGGATCGGCGCAAACAGGTCCTCGACGCTGTTCACGCCGATGACGGACAGCATCTCCCGGATCTCCTGCGGGGTATGGGGACAGTAATGGCTGTCGTTCATAATAGCTCCGTAGAGAATTCGGATCCGGTCCATCTGCTGCGTTACGTTCACCATTCGTCGCTGCGACGTACCAATGGGTACGCCTCGCTCCTCATGGTTCGCAAGCCTTGCATCTGGAGCCGGCTTCGAATTCTTGAATGAACTGCTAGAGGGTTTTCAGGAACTCGTCGTACTGTTCCCTTGTCATCAGGTTTTTCAGCTCCCCTTCGTCGGCGATTTCGATCCAGGCCATCCAGCCGGCATCCTCGGCGCTTTCGTTGACGATCTCGGGAGCCGCGTCCA belongs to Geobacter sp. SVR and includes:
- the gcvPA gene encoding aminomethyl-transferring glycine dehydrogenase subunit GcvPA translates to MNDSHYCPHTPQEIREMLSVIGVNSVEDLFAPIPAELRAKTFNIPPGMSEFETFERMGAIAGENTPGLVHFIGGGFYDHIIPAAVDHLSGRAEFYTAYTPYQPECSQGTLQALFEYQTAICRLTGLDVSNASLYDGGTACAEAAMMALRVTGRNRVIVDGCVNPFSRQVLKTYLYNLDVEVVEIAPLDGLLNRGELARLLDDSVAAVLVQNPNFFGSVEDFTSLTAEIRAVGALAIASVYPVSLGLLKSPGEMGIDIAVGDGQSLGNPLSFGGPSFGFIAARKSFIRNMPGRIIGETVDRNGKRGYVLTLQAREQHIKRHKATSNICSNQGLCALRGLIFLSAVGREGLAELARLNRDKAEYAKAQLAVVPGVRVLQSAPTFNEFTIRLPKPAEAVSAALLGRGIAAGVPLGSYYADSEQLLVVTVTERRTKKEIDMLAKVLEEVLTCN